A single Thermoplasmatales archaeon DNA region contains:
- a CDS encoding acetyl-CoA C-acetyltransferase → MSELNQVYLVEYKRSAFSRARPNDPDRDVFNSIRMDEVLGMLIKDIVNSSGVKTDDINDVITGCAFQTGENWLYGGRHPVFLAGLPFNVPSMSLDRACSSSLNAIAIGAMEIMTGKSEVTIAGGMEHMTHIPMANNPNLKANMKLLLRPEYAKYNMSTAYNMGLTAEKLAGLRGISRKEMDEFSAGSHKKSAESMDGGFFKDEILPVTVEINGEEKVIDTDQSIRRDTTVEALSKLPPSFKADGVITAGNSSPLNDGASAVMVMSEKKMKEYGLKPLARIRGFAWASVDPSIMGEGPVPATQKLLRQENLSVDDVDVWEINEAFAVVVLNAIKELDIDPSRVNIHGGAVSIGHPLGASGARLAGTLARIMNEKQKDLGVATLCVGGGQGYSMLLERV, encoded by the coding sequence TTGAGTGAACTAAATCAAGTATATTTGGTCGAATATAAAAGAAGCGCATTCTCTAGAGCAAGGCCCAATGATCCCGACAGAGACGTGTTCAATTCAATTCGCATGGACGAAGTTCTGGGGATGCTGATAAAGGATATAGTGAATTCTTCCGGTGTGAAGACCGATGACATAAATGACGTAATCACCGGTTGTGCCTTCCAGACCGGGGAGAACTGGCTCTACGGTGGGCGGCACCCAGTTTTCCTTGCGGGGCTCCCTTTCAACGTCCCGTCCATGTCCCTTGATCGTGCATGCTCGTCTTCCTTGAATGCAATCGCCATCGGGGCCATGGAAATTATGACCGGGAAATCCGAGGTTACTATTGCCGGTGGAATGGAGCACATGACACACATACCTATGGCAAACAACCCAAACCTTAAAGCTAATATGAAACTCCTTCTCAGGCCTGAGTACGCGAAGTACAATATGTCTACAGCGTACAACATGGGACTGACAGCTGAGAAACTGGCTGGTCTCAGGGGTATCTCCAGGAAGGAGATGGATGAATTTTCAGCAGGAAGCCACAAAAAGTCAGCAGAATCCATGGATGGCGGATTCTTCAAGGACGAGATTCTTCCTGTTACGGTCGAGATAAATGGTGAGGAGAAAGTCATAGATACAGATCAGAGTATAAGAAGGGATACAACAGTAGAAGCCCTTTCAAAACTCCCCCCGTCATTCAAGGCTGATGGGGTTATAACTGCAGGCAACTCTTCTCCGCTGAATGACGGTGCATCTGCTGTCATGGTCATGTCGGAGAAGAAGATGAAGGAGTACGGACTGAAGCCCCTTGCAAGGATCAGGGGGTTTGCCTGGGCTTCCGTTGATCCGTCGATAATGGGCGAGGGTCCGGTACCCGCTACACAGAAATTGCTAAGGCAGGAAAACCTCTCTGTTGATGATGTCGATGTCTGGGAGATAAACGAGGCTTTTGCTGTCGTAGTCCTGAACGCGATCAAAGAACTTGACATAGACCCGAGCAGAGTGAACATCCATGGCGGAGCTGTATCTATCGGTCATCCACTGGGTGCTTCCGGTGCAAGGCTTGCCGGGACACTTGCACGCATTATGAATGAAAAGCAGAAAGACCTTGGAGTCGCGACACTATGCGTTGGTGGCGGGCAGGGGTATTCTATGCTGTTGGAGCGTGTGTAA
- a CDS encoding MarR family winged helix-turn-helix transcriptional regulator, producing the protein MSSPHNMPTKFEKPDESPGFLLWQATNLWQRRMRAALRESGLTHVQFVLLASTVWINDHGMEATQVAIARFSHADIMMVSQVLRSLEKKSLVLRLKNSGDTRAHLVSPTGKGRNLVEKAIRVVEDTDSAFFAILDNNVSEFTGMLRKLISSN; encoded by the coding sequence ATGTCGTCACCACATAATATGCCTACAAAATTTGAGAAACCAGATGAGAGTCCGGGTTTTCTACTTTGGCAGGCTACAAATCTCTGGCAAAGGAGAATGAGAGCAGCTTTAAGAGAATCGGGGTTGACACATGTACAGTTTGTTCTTCTAGCCTCCACTGTTTGGATAAATGATCATGGTATGGAGGCCACGCAGGTAGCTATCGCGAGATTTTCACACGCAGACATTATGATGGTGTCCCAGGTACTGCGTTCTCTTGAAAAAAAGAGTCTAGTTCTGCGGTTAAAAAATTCTGGAGACACAAGGGCTCATCTTGTATCTCCGACAGGAAAGGGGAGAAATCTGGTTGAAAAAGCCATAAGAGTCGTTGAAGATACTGATAGTGCGTTCTTTGCCATATTAGACAATAATGTGAGTGAATTCACTGGAATGCTTAGAAAACTGATCTCTTCTAATTGA
- a CDS encoding dihydrofolate reductase family protein, with amino-acid sequence MRKVILDTIISLDGYYTSLKSEIDWFEFDKEEIEWSKQILRRVDTMLYGRITYQEFSEFWPKASPSPDGFDSEIIEQLNGLQKVVFSRTLQEAKWRPAVLIRENPVEAVAKLKRESGRDMVIVGSGTLVSALSRNDLIDEYRIRIRPITLGAGKPLFTDDQKRHKLRLVSSREFSNGVVALHYEPAD; translated from the coding sequence ATGCGAAAAGTAATCCTGGACACGATAATTTCGCTGGACGGTTACTACACGAGTCTAAAGAGTGAAATTGATTGGTTCGAATTCGACAAAGAGGAGATTGAATGGTCTAAGCAGATTCTTCGAAGAGTTGACACTATGCTCTATGGTCGAATAACCTATCAAGAATTCAGTGAATTCTGGCCGAAAGCATCTCCAAGCCCAGACGGCTTCGACTCAGAGATCATCGAGCAGCTAAATGGACTTCAGAAGGTGGTATTCTCTCGTACGCTCCAGGAAGCAAAATGGCGCCCTGCAGTTCTGATACGTGAAAACCCAGTAGAGGCAGTGGCTAAGCTCAAAAGAGAATCCGGAAGAGACATGGTGATCGTCGGGAGCGGGACCCTCGTATCCGCACTTTCAAGAAACGACCTGATCGACGAGTATCGCATCCGGATTCGGCCTATTACATTAGGTGCAGGAAAACCTCTTTTCACGGATGATCAAAAGAGGCATAAGCTCAGATTGGTTTCTTCCAGAGAGTTTAGCAACGGCGTAGTCGCTCTGCATTACGAGCCCGCCGATTAA
- a CDS encoding acyl-CoA/acyl-ACP dehydrogenase, with protein sequence MDFDFPEEAQAARKKVREFALREFTPAIAKESDELETFRDDIRKKMVAENIIDVNSPWSLVVAIEETCRVDPGNAIASTASMFGAEILMLFGSEEQKEKFLLPTQRGEKIMGLAVTEPGGGSDVAGLKTKAERRGDKLILNGSKMFITNGTTADFYLMLVRTSTPDEKKHHGLSVVIVEANTPGFTRNKLTGKLGVRATSTAELILNNVEIPADRIVGEEGKGFYYVMTFFNISRVYVAAQSIGIAQGCMDRTLEYLKLLKEKGNGQILEDIQFSVVDVATRIEASRLLTYKAASYLFQFKPNPALTSMAKSYASETAVIAAQKALEITSAYGINSDIERFFRDSKIMEIWEGTSEIEKLIIYRSMEKSLEGEAN encoded by the coding sequence ATGGATTTTGATTTTCCTGAAGAAGCACAGGCTGCGCGAAAGAAGGTAAGGGAGTTTGCACTTCGAGAATTCACTCCGGCCATAGCGAAGGAATCCGACGAGCTTGAAACGTTCAGGGATGATATAAGGAAGAAGATGGTTGCGGAGAATATCATAGACGTGAACAGCCCATGGTCCCTGGTTGTTGCGATCGAGGAAACCTGCAGGGTTGATCCTGGAAATGCCATAGCTTCTACAGCTAGCATGTTTGGGGCAGAGATACTGATGCTCTTCGGTTCTGAGGAACAGAAGGAGAAGTTCCTTTTACCGACGCAGAGGGGCGAGAAGATCATGGGTCTTGCCGTCACTGAACCTGGAGGGGGCAGCGACGTAGCAGGCCTGAAGACAAAGGCAGAGAGGCGTGGGGACAAGCTGATACTGAACGGATCTAAGATGTTCATAACAAACGGAACCACCGCCGATTTTTACCTCATGCTTGTCCGTACTTCGACACCTGATGAAAAGAAACACCACGGTCTTTCCGTTGTGATCGTTGAGGCAAACACTCCTGGATTTACAAGGAATAAACTTACAGGAAAACTTGGAGTGAGGGCAACAAGCACAGCAGAATTGATACTTAACAATGTTGAGATCCCGGCAGACAGGATCGTTGGTGAGGAGGGGAAGGGATTCTATTATGTCATGACGTTCTTCAACATAAGCAGGGTCTACGTTGCCGCTCAATCCATAGGAATAGCGCAGGGTTGCATGGACAGGACGCTGGAATATCTCAAGCTTCTGAAAGAAAAGGGGAATGGACAGATACTGGAGGATATACAGTTCTCTGTCGTTGATGTTGCGACGCGCATTGAAGCTTCGAGGCTGCTGACTTACAAGGCTGCTTCCTACCTGTTCCAGTTCAAGCCTAATCCAGCGCTGACGAGCATGGCCAAGTCTTACGCTTCTGAGACAGCAGTGATAGCTGCACAGAAGGCGCTTGAAATCACTTCTGCCTACGGCATCAATTCTGACATAGAGAGATTTTTCCGGGATTCCAAGATCATGGAGATATGGGAAGGAACGAGCGAGATAGAGAAACTGATCATTTACAGATCGATGGAGAAATCTCTGGAAGGTGAGGCAAATTGA